Within Verrucomicrobiota bacterium, the genomic segment GCGGATCACGCCATCAATCACGAAGAGGATCGCGAAATCACCGCTCAGCTCTACGGAGGGGACAAGGAAGTGCGCATCCGGCAGGAAGTGGTCCTCGGGATGGGGGGGGCTCGGGCCATTGAGGCCATGGGAATCTCACCGAGCGTCTGGCATATGAATGAAGGCCACAGCGCCTTCCTTTCACTGGAGCGGATTGATCGCCACATGGAGCAGTATGGACTCGACTTCGACTCGGCCCGCCAAGCGGTGGCCGCCTCGAACGTCTTCACCACCCACACCCCGGTGGCCGCCGGGAACGACGCCTTCTCCGCCCACCTCATGCGGCACTATTTTGAGAGCTACTGCGGAAAGGTCGGAATCGATTTCGACTACTTCATGCACTTCGGGCAAGAAGACCAAGCCGTGCAGCAGGACTTCAGCATGACCATCCTGGCCCTCCGCACCAGCCGTCATGCCAATGGCGTGAGCGCTCTTCACGGCGAAGTCAGCCGCGGCATGTGGAAGAATGTCTGGAAGGGAATACCAGAAGACGAAGTGCCCATCGGCTCCGTCACCAATGGCATCCACACCAAGACTTGGCTGGCGGATGAAGTGCGGGATCTCTATGACCGCTACCTGGGAGACGATTGGGAAGAATCACTCACCGACATCGACTTCTGGCGGCGGGTCATTGACATCCCGGCCGAAGAACTCTGGGAAACCCATGGCAAGCTCAAGGCACGCTTGGTTGATTTCACCCGGGAGAAGCTGACAGCCCAGTACGAGCGCAATCGGGAAACCCCCGCCACCATCCGCGGAGTCAAAAACATCCTCGATCCCGAAATCCTCACGATCGGCTTCGCCCGGCGCTTTGCCACCTACAAACGAGCCACCCTCCTCTTCAGCGATCCCGAGCGGCTCAAGGCAATCCTCAATCACCCGGAACGCCCAGTGCAATTTCTCTTCGCGGGCAAGGCCCACCCGGCCGACGACGGAGGCAAGGCTTTCATCCAAAAAGTCATCGAATACACGCGCCAAGCAGGCTTCGCCCACCGGATCGCATTCATCGAGGATTACGACGCGCACATTGGCCGCCGCCTCTATGAAGGAGTCGACCTCTGGCTGAACAATCCCCTCCGCCCGCTCGAAGCCAGTGGCACCAGCGGCATGAAACTCCCCCCCAATGGAGGGATCAATCTCAGCGTCTTGGATGGCTGGTGGTGCGAGAGTTACAATGGGGACAATGGCTGGGCTATCGGCGAAGAAATCACCGAAGGCACCACCGAATTCCAAAATGATGTCGATGCCGCCAGCCTCTACGAAGTGATCGAGCAGCGCATCGTGCCGCTCTACTACGCCCGCCCCGATGGCAAACTCCCTCAAGCGTGGATCCACATCATGCGGGAATCCATGCGAACAGTGACACCCGTCTACAACACCAGCCGCATGGTCACCGAATACAACGAACACTTCTACGAACCGGCGGCGACTGCTTACCGGGAATTGGCTGCGGACAACTGTGCCCGAGCGAAGGAATTGGCGGCCTGGAAACATCAGATCCGTCAGGATTGGCCACAGGTGAAGCTGCTCGATGCCAAGCTGGGCCTGGAAGACATTCATGGCATCCCCGTGGGCGACCGCATCCCGGTGCAAGCCGTCGTCCACATGGGGCAGGTCGATCCCGATTGTCTCGAAGTCCAAGCCTACAGCGGAGAAGTCGGCGAAATCACCGATGAAGGCATCCTCGATCCGGTCATCACCATCTTGCAGCGCCAGGAAGTCCGCCCAGACGGCACCGCCCTCTTCACGGGCGAAATTCAGCCCGCTGAAAGCGGTGCCTACGGCCTCAACATCCGAGTCATCCCCAACTCCCGCGACCTAACCCAAGCCCACGAAATGCGCCTCATCTCCTGGGGCTAAGCCCGGCCGTGAAATCCAAGGCCCCCCGCAGTCAAATGCACTCCTCTTTCAGCACCCCGATATAAGGCAGATTGCGGTAACGGGCGTTGTAGTCGAGGCCATACCCCACCACAAAAACGTCCTCGACTTCGAAGCCCACATAGTCCGGCTCGACGTGGCGTATCCGTGGGCGGAGTTTGTCCAAAAGCACGCAAACCTGGATGCTCTCCGGGTGGAACTCCTCCCCCATGCGCTCTCTCACCCCCGAAAGAGTGGTACCGGTGTCGAGGATATCATCCACGATGAGAAGGTCCCGCCCTTGGAGATCCCCAAAGCGCAGTTCCTTCGGCCACTCCAACTGCCCACTGCTCTGCTCGCCCTTGTAGCTGGCCACCGCCAGGGTCTCCACCGTGAGCGGGAGACTGATGTGCCGGATGAGATCCGCGGCGAACATCATCCCCCCGTGCAGGAGGATCAGGACAGACAAGTCCCTGCCGGCAAAATCTTGGCTCAACTGCAAGCCAAGCTCCTTCACCCGATCGGCGATTTGCTCCTCTGGAAAAAGCACGCTCTCCAAATCATCACGCATCCTTCTCCCTAGCCTGCCTCCCCCGGCGGGCAAGCGAATCGCATGCTCATTTGCGCCGCACCCAGCCCCTGGCTAGGCTGCCCCATGGAACACCACGTCTACTTTTGGCTGAACGAAGAAGGGCAATCTCACTCCACGCTCTTCGAAGCCGCTTTGGAGAAGCTCTTAGCTATCGAATCAGTCTCTTCCGGCACCTGGGGACGTCCGGCCGCCACCCCGGAGCGCCCCGTGATCGATCGAAGTTGGGACTACGGTTTGTCGCTGCGCTTTGAAAGTGTCGCCGCGCACGACGCCTACCAAGTGGACCCGCTCCATGAAGAGTTCGTGGAAAGCCAAAACGCCCGCTGGTCAAAAGTGCTCGTAATGGATCTCGCATAATATGGACCTAGCAGACTATCGGCGAGACTACCTCCAAGGAGCCATCCGGCGCGCCGACCTTTGTGAAAGCCCGGTCGCCCAATTCGAAACCTGGTTTGAGCAAGCCACTGACTCTGGCATGGTGGAACCCAATGCCATGGTGCTCTCGACCACCTCGTCAGCAGGGCAGCCCTCCCAACGAACGGTTCTCCTCAAAACCTTCGATGAAAGGGGCTTCGTCTTCTACAGCAACTATGAAAGCCGAAAGGCCCGGGAAATCGCCCCCAATCCCCAAGTCTCCCTCCTCTTTCCGTGGATCGGGCTGGAGCGGCAGGTCATCATCCAGGGCAGGGTGGAAAAAATCTCGCCCGACAAATCTCTCCGCTACTTCCTCAGCCGACCTCGTGAAAGCCAGCTGGGGGCTTGGGTCTCGCAGCAAAGCAGCGTCATCGAAAACCGCGCCCATCTCGAGACCAAGCTCGCGGAAATCAAAAGTAAATTCGCCGGTCTAGCCGTGCCCCTTCCTCCCTTTTGGGGAGGCTACCGAGTGCGCCCCACCTCGATCGAGTTCTGGCAAGGAGGCTCGGGCCGTCTGCATGACCGCTTCCTTTACACCCGAAAAGAAGACGAGTGGCTCATCGAACGGCTCTCCCCGTAGAGGCCCAGCGGGCCGCCGAGGACCGAAGGCTGAAAGAATCACCTCTTCCATGATTCATAAAAGAGGATCCACAGTGGCACCGCACCTCCCGCGGCCTACCGAGTGACTCCTTCCCCCCCAACCCGTCTCCCCCAAAAAGCGCCTACCGCTCACGGCCCCCTCTCTCTACCGCTACCTCTGCACCGAAGAATCTCTTATACCAAGCTGCAGAATTGGCTGGTAGAATGGCCGAGTGGATTTCGGGCCAGACCAAGGCGCGACAAGGGCGCGGTGCAGGCACCGTCACCGAGGAGCAACGCTGGGCTGGCTCGAAAGACACCGGCTCTCCCTTCCCCGCGCTTCAGCGCCTCTTCCCCACAACACCTCCCCTCCATTCTAACAGTGAATTCTGGAGCTTGGTATTAAGCACAGGCATCAAGCGCCCTTTCAATTCCTTCGGTGGTCCCGCAGCCATAGACCGGGGCCCCTTTGCGAATCCGTGCTAGGAGTCCCGCGAGCGTCTTCCCCGGCCCCATCTCGAGGCAGATGGCTCCAGGAAAGCGATCGAGGAGAGCCGCCACCGACTCCCCCCAGCGGACCGAACCCGTCACTTGGCGAGTGAGCGTATCGCGAATCTCCCCTTCCTCCGCCACCTCGCTGGCCTCCACGTTGCAATACACCGGAAACTGGGGAGCCGACAGGCTGACGGTAGACAACTCGCTCGCCAACTGGCTCTGCGCAGAGGCCATCAGCCGGGAATGGTAGGCCCCGGCCACCGTCAGCTCCTTGGCCAGCTTGATGCCCTTGCCCTTGGCTCCCGCCACCGCCTTGGCAATCCCTTCCTGGGAGCCCGAGAGGACAATCTGGCCGGGAGCATTCAGATTGGCGACATCCACCCCTGCCTCGTGCGCCAATTCACGGACCGCAGCCTCATTACCGCCAATCATGGCCGCCATCGAGCCATCGGTCGCCTCACAGGCCTCTTCCATAAAAAGCCCCCGTTGCGCCACCACCCGCAGCCCAGTCTCGAAATCAAAGGTCGCGGCAGCCGCGTGAGCGGTAAACTCGCCCAGCGAAAGCCCGGCCGCCCCCACCACTTGCAAATCAGGTGCCTTTTGTCGCAAAGCCGCCAAGGCCATGAGCCCGTGGAGATAGAGCGCCGGTTGGCAGCGCGAGGTCCGGGTCAACTCCTCGATCGGCCCCGCAAACATAGTCTGCGTCAGCGAGAAATCCAAAGCCTCGTCCGCACCCTCCGCCAGCTCTCGGGCCACGCCGAAATCATCGAACAACTCTCGGGCCATGCCCACGGCTTGAGCACCTTGACCAGAAAACAACAGGAGAACGGGGGTAGCCATCCTGTCTCCTTAGACCGGAGTGCCCGGTTCGAGCAAGTGCTTGTGCGCGCGCGCGCTCTTCTCTAGCAACTCGGGTCCTCGAAGGATGCATTCGGCCAAACTGAGTTCCGGAGGAGCCACCGTCACCAAGTGGTCGAACAACTCATGTAAGCCAGGCGCGGAAACCACCCGACCGCCAAAGCCGATCACTCGCACGCCGGAACCTCTCGCCATCCGGGCCACCCCCGCCGGTCCCTTGCCAAAAAGCGTCTGGGCATCGATCGACCCCTCTCCCGTCAGCACCACGTCCGCCTCCTGGACGCGCCTTTCCAAATTCCCCAGATTGGCCAACATCTCAAAGCCAGGAGTCAAGCGGGCCCCACAAAAAACCAGCAACCCAAACCCCAAGCCACCGGCCGCGCCTGCCCCCGGCACCTCTCGCAAGTCCTCGCCTTTCCACTGGCTGACCACGTTCGCTAACCGTTCCAAGCGACTCTCAAACCAGTCAAAATCCTCGACCCCTTTCTGCGGCCCATAAACGCGGGTGGCGCCCGCAGATCCCAAAAGAGGGTTCTCCACATCGCAGGCGGCGATCACCTCCACCTCGGGAAAGTTCGCAGGGGGCGCAATCGCGTGCAGCCGGTCCAGCCCGGCCGGCAAGTCGATGATTTCGAGACCCGCTGCATCCAAAAAACGGTAGCCGAGCGCCCGCGCCATCCCCGTGCCGCCATCATTGGTGGCGCTCCCGCCAATGCCCACCACGATCTTGCGACAGCCTTGAGAGAGTGCCTCCTGCATCAACTGCCCGGTCCCGAAGGTGCTGGCCGCTTGGGGATCTTTTGGGTCACTCCCTAAAATCGCCAATCCGGAAGCCGCACACATCTCAATGATGCCCACCTGGGCTCCTTTCCGCTCCGCCAAGCCCCAAATGGCCTCGATCGGCTGGCCGAGCGCATCGGAAACCTCGGCCGACTGAATCCTCCCACCAAGACAATTGACCAAGGCCTCCACCGTGCCCTCCCCTCCATCGGCGATCGGAAAGGAATCACACTCGCACTCCGGGAAAGCCCGACTGACGCTCTCACAAGCTTCCAGAGCCGACATCGACCCCTTGAACTTGTCCATGGCCACCAGAACCCGCATGGACTGGCTATCGCATTGAGCGCCCAATTCTGTCAAAGAAGGGTTTGAGCGATTCGCGATGACTTCTCTGGGTCGACAGCTCGTCGCGAAAGTAATCATAGTAGCTCTCGGGCTGAAGGGCCCGGAAATCAGAGAAACACTCATGCTGAATCCAATAAGTGAAACGCGCGACCGCTTCCCGATCATCGGAGGACGGGATGGCCGCCTGATAGTATCCCTGCAAATCCATCACGAGATGGGAGAGCGAGTCATTGCGTCCTCGGAAATAATTGAAAGGAGGCCGCCCCTCTTGCGCGATCTCCCTCGCCAGAGCGATTAACATATCCGTCTTCTCATCCACCTCTTCCACCAACTTTGCCTGCTGCTTGAAATCATTCCAGTTGGCCCGCTCCCATTTTTGAACGGAATCAATTCGATAAGCGAATCGACGCACCCCAGCCGTAAAAGGCGAATCCTTGCTCAAAGCATTGACATCGAAAATCCGGGCGAAACTGGCCACCCCAATCACTTTGCCCGACTTCAAATGAATGATAGGGCTCCCGCTATTGCCCTCCACGAACTTGGCATCGATCTCGATCAATTCATTCCCCACCCCCTTCACTCTCCCGGGCAACTGGGTGGAAACGCCACTCCCCAAGCTATTGCCGATCACGATCACGTCATCCCCTACCGCTACCTCTTCATCAATGGCCGGGTGAAGCTCTAGACCGCGCCCGGGCTTCTTCACCTCGAGCACGGCCACATCATGATCATGGGCCAGCATGATGGCGCCCACATCCCCGGGCTGGTTACCACTCGCCATAATCCGAAAGCTCTCATTACCGGCCAGCACATGAATATTGCTCACCGCCCGCACGTTCCCGCTCACGGTCACAAAAAAGCCACTCCCCACCCCTTGGTCGCCCTTCACCACAAAAACGGACTGGGCATAATCGGAGAAAGAGTAGTCATATTGGGAGAAATCGACCACCGGTCCTTGGCTCTCCTCGTCTCCCTCGCTCGTTTGATCGACATCACTCTCGACGGCACCGGTTGGCGGCGAAAGGGTTCCGTTCCTTTCTTTGGTATGTCGTTCGTAGAGCGCCTCCCGCTCTTTTCGATGCCGCTGGTTCAGTTCATCGATCTCGCGAAGTTGCCGATCCTCGCGCTGCTGGGCGGTTTCACCGAAGGTAGGGCTCTCCGAAAAGCTCAAGAGAAACACAGCGCAGAAAATCGCTCTCATCGATCGGAAAGAAATCCACATCATGGGGAAAGCAAGCAAGCAGCAAAGCGGCCAAAAAACCGAAATGAAAACCAGCTCTCCATTGCCAGAGCAGCAAATCTGCCATAGGGCAACGGCTTACGGCGATTCTGAAATGGAGGGGTGGCAGAGTGGTCGAATGCAGCGGTCTTGAAAACCGCCGAGGCGAAAGTCTCCGTGGGTTCGAATCCCACCCCCTCCGCCAGAAGCCAGGGTCCCGCAGGGGCTCTGGCTTCTGGCGTATCGGGAGTGGGCCGAGAGCCCCTTGGGCAAGAGCCCAACCGGGTTCGAGTGCCCTCTTGCGAAGCAAGTAACCTACAAAAGGGAACTCCGCAGGAGGAGTTCCCCAATCCGCACCAACCCTCGCCGGAGGCGAGGAACATCCCACCCCCTCCTCAAGCGTCCCTCAAGAACCCTCCTTGCCGAGAGCATTTTCCTCCAAGGCCTCCAAAGAAATCCCCATCCTCTCGGCCCGACGTTTCCACATCGACCGCGCGAATTCCTGCATATCCACCCGCTTGTCCGCCTCATCCACAATTTCCAAGCCCAAAAGAGTCTCGACCACGTCTTCCATCGTCACCAAACCGGCCATCCCACCAAACTCATCCACCACCACAGCGGCATGACTGCGATTGGCAATCAATTGCTCAAAAGCATCGCTCAAGCGCGTCGCAGCGAAGAGTCGCATGATGTCCCGGCGCATCTCGCCCACTGTCCGATGTCGCTCCCCTCGTGCCGCCGCTAAAAGCACATCGCTCTTGAGGACAAAGCCCTTCACATCATCTCGGTCTTCGCCATAGAGAGGCACGCGGGAGAAGGGCACTTCCCCATGCTGGTCCGCGAAATCGCCCACTTCCAAGTCCTGGGAGACCGAAAACACCACCACCCTCGGAGTCATGACATCCCGCACGCTGGACTCGCCGAACTGTAAAAGATTCTTCAGAATGCGCGACTCCTTCTCCTCCAACTTCCCCTCCCGGCGTCCCATCTCGGCCATGACCTTCAGCTCCTCTCGGCTGAAAGACTCGCCGCCATGCCCTCCTCGACCAAACAACTCCACCACGTAGATGACCGGAGTCATGATCTTGGTCAAAACACTCAAGCTGGCTCCCACCCACGGCCCCCAAGCCCTCCAATGACGTGCTCCCAAATTCTTGGGAATGATTTCGGATAAGACCAAGATGGCCAAGGTCATGACAATCCCCGCCACCTGGTCCCAAATGCCACCTCCCGTAAGGCCCGCCACTTGCACCCCCACCATAATCGCACCCATCGTGTGGGCGATGGTGTTCAGCGTTAGGATGGAGGTCAGCGGCCGGTTGATGTTGTTCTTCATCTGCTCCAAGCGCTGACCGGACTTGCCATTTTTTTCCTTGAGGCTGGCGATGTAAGGGCGGGTCACAGACAGCAGGACCGCCTCCCAAACCGAACAGAAAAAGGACACCCCGATGGCGACCACGAAGTAGGTGATCAAAAGGGTCCACGAGCCGGAACCAGCTTCCACACTGCCCCCGCCCATCGCTGCCAACATCCCATCGATCATTGCGGGCGCAGTCTCGGATCGATGCCACCGCCGTCAAAGCCTTTTGCAGCCAAGCCTTTCCCAGCCACTTCTCTCCCCCCCCGCATCGTATCGGATCACCATGAGCGCCTTTCCCGCCTGGTTCCTCCCGGTGCTGCTATCCTGGTCTGCCCTCTCGGCTGGGTTGGCGATTTGGCGCCTTTGGCTCGGGAAGGGCGAAGGGGATCGGGCCGAGTTCTGGTCAGGCTTTTGGCTGATGAATGGTCTCTGGGCCTGCCTCAACATCTTGATCGTAGCCGCCGGACTCCCCTCCCCTCCCCGCACCCTTGAGGAAGTGCAGTCCATCCTTTCACTCAATCTCTGGCTGGATCTCGGCTATCTCGTGGTCGGGCTCCTTCTCCTCACT encodes:
- a CDS encoding Dabb family protein, which gives rise to MEHHVYFWLNEEGQSHSTLFEAALEKLLAIESVSSGTWGRPAATPERPVIDRSWDYGLSLRFESVAAHDAYQVDPLHEEFVESQNARWSKVLVMDLA
- the pdxH gene encoding pyridoxamine 5'-phosphate oxidase, with protein sequence MDLADYRRDYLQGAIRRADLCESPVAQFETWFEQATDSGMVEPNAMVLSTTSSAGQPSQRTVLLKTFDERGFVFYSNYESRKAREIAPNPQVSLLFPWIGLERQVIIQGRVEKISPDKSLRYFLSRPRESQLGAWVSQQSSVIENRAHLETKLAEIKSKFAGLAVPLPPFWGGYRVRPTSIEFWQGGSGRLHDRFLYTRKEDEWLIERLSP
- a CDS encoding glycerate kinase, producing MTELGAQCDSQSMRVLVAMDKFKGSMSALEACESVSRAFPECECDSFPIADGGEGTVEALVNCLGGRIQSAEVSDALGQPIEAIWGLAERKGAQVGIIEMCAASGLAILGSDPKDPQAASTFGTGQLMQEALSQGCRKIVVGIGGSATNDGGTGMARALGYRFLDAAGLEIIDLPAGLDRLHAIAPPANFPEVEVIAACDVENPLLGSAGATRVYGPQKGVEDFDWFESRLERLANVVSQWKGEDLREVPGAGAAGGLGFGLLVFCGARLTPGFEMLANLGNLERRVQEADVVLTGEGSIDAQTLFGKGPAGVARMARGSGVRVIGFGGRVVSAPGLHELFDHLVTVAPPELSLAECILRGPELLEKSARAHKHLLEPGTPV
- the glgP gene encoding alpha-glucan family phosphorylase, with the translated sequence MQPKIEFEVSPRIPTALEPLRELAYNIWWSWEPKARALFRSMDVGLWNRTNHSPVRVLQLVHQSRLEQLAEDEEFLTRLRGIHERFRAYLARDNTYGASRRQARPDSGTIAYFSAEFGFHESIPIYSGGLGILSGDHCKAASDLGLDFLGVTLLYRHGYFKQQIDRAGWQQAKELDQNFYHLPIQPVLASDGQPLMTSVHLLGREVHLKVWKMAVGRITLYLLDADHAINHEEDREITAQLYGGDKEVRIRQEVVLGMGGARAIEAMGISPSVWHMNEGHSAFLSLERIDRHMEQYGLDFDSARQAVAASNVFTTHTPVAAGNDAFSAHLMRHYFESYCGKVGIDFDYFMHFGQEDQAVQQDFSMTILALRTSRHANGVSALHGEVSRGMWKNVWKGIPEDEVPIGSVTNGIHTKTWLADEVRDLYDRYLGDDWEESLTDIDFWRRVIDIPAEELWETHGKLKARLVDFTREKLTAQYERNRETPATIRGVKNILDPEILTIGFARRFATYKRATLLFSDPERLKAILNHPERPVQFLFAGKAHPADDGGKAFIQKVIEYTRQAGFAHRIAFIEDYDAHIGRRLYEGVDLWLNNPLRPLEASGTSGMKLPPNGGINLSVLDGWWCESYNGDNGWAIGEEITEGTTEFQNDVDAASLYEVIEQRIVPLYYARPDGKLPQAWIHIMRESMRTVTPVYNTSRMVTEYNEHFYEPAATAYRELAADNCARAKELAAWKHQIRQDWPQVKLLDAKLGLEDIHGIPVGDRIPVQAVVHMGQVDPDCLEVQAYSGEVGEITDEGILDPVITILQRQEVRPDGTALFTGEIQPAESGAYGLNIRVIPNSRDLTQAHEMRLISWG
- the hpt gene encoding hypoxanthine phosphoribosyltransferase, which translates into the protein MRDDLESVLFPEEQIADRVKELGLQLSQDFAGRDLSVLILLHGGMMFAADLIRHISLPLTVETLAVASYKGEQSSGQLEWPKELRFGDLQGRDLLIVDDILDTGTTLSGVRERMGEEFHPESIQVCVLLDKLRPRIRHVEPDYVGFEVEDVFVVGYGLDYNARYRNLPYIGVLKEECI
- a CDS encoding serine protease; protein product: MMWISFRSMRAIFCAVFLLSFSESPTFGETAQQREDRQLREIDELNQRHRKEREALYERHTKERNGTLSPPTGAVESDVDQTSEGDEESQGPVVDFSQYDYSFSDYAQSVFVVKGDQGVGSGFFVTVSGNVRAVSNIHVLAGNESFRIMASGNQPGDVGAIMLAHDHDVAVLEVKKPGRGLELHPAIDEEVAVGDDVIVIGNSLGSGVSTQLPGRVKGVGNELIEIDAKFVEGNSGSPIIHLKSGKVIGVASFARIFDVNALSKDSPFTAGVRRFAYRIDSVQKWERANWNDFKQQAKLVEEVDEKTDMLIALAREIAQEGRPPFNYFRGRNDSLSHLVMDLQGYYQAAIPSSDDREAVARFTYWIQHECFSDFRALQPESYYDYFRDELSTQRSHRESLKPFFDRIGRSMR
- a CDS encoding ACP S-malonyltransferase: MATPVLLLFSGQGAQAVGMARELFDDFGVARELAEGADEALDFSLTQTMFAGPIEELTRTSRCQPALYLHGLMALAALRQKAPDLQVVGAAGLSLGEFTAHAAAATFDFETGLRVVAQRGLFMEEACEATDGSMAAMIGGNEAAVRELAHEAGVDVANLNAPGQIVLSGSQEGIAKAVAGAKGKGIKLAKELTVAGAYHSRLMASAQSQLASELSTVSLSAPQFPVYCNVEASEVAEEGEIRDTLTRQVTGSVRWGESVAALLDRFPGAICLEMGPGKTLAGLLARIRKGAPVYGCGTTEGIERALDACA
- a CDS encoding hemolysin family protein; this encodes MIDGMLAAMGGGSVEAGSGSWTLLITYFVVAIGVSFFCSVWEAVLLSVTRPYIASLKEKNGKSGQRLEQMKNNINRPLTSILTLNTIAHTMGAIMVGVQVAGLTGGGIWDQVAGIVMTLAILVLSEIIPKNLGARHWRAWGPWVGASLSVLTKIMTPVIYVVELFGRGGHGGESFSREELKVMAEMGRREGKLEEKESRILKNLLQFGESSVRDVMTPRVVVFSVSQDLEVGDFADQHGEVPFSRVPLYGEDRDDVKGFVLKSDVLLAAARGERHRTVGEMRRDIMRLFAATRLSDAFEQLIANRSHAAVVVDEFGGMAGLVTMEDVVETLLGLEIVDEADKRVDMQEFARSMWKRRAERMGISLEALEENALGKEGS